The genomic window GGTTGGACGTCGCTGGGCAGCTTCTCAATGACGCGGGTGAGTTGAGCCGTGACAGCTTCAAGCCTCTGACACAAGGTATCAAGCTGCTGGAAGCGAGCCTCGAACAAGGTAGCATAGCTACGGCGGTCAGATGAATGACACTGCATGGTGAGCCGGTGGGGGGAATGCTTACCTGCGACTGCTAGAAGCATTGTCGTTGCTTCCAGGGTACTCACATGTGAGATGACGAGAGCCGCAGTTATGACAGGGGTTATTCCCGTCGCATTTTATCTGGATAAGATGAATTATTCGTATCAGTCGGATTGCCCGTAAGACAAGACTCGATAAATGGTTGCTCGCCTCCTCACCTTTTTGCGCCGACAAGTGAGGCATGCTTGCCAGACACGAGGCGCGACACCGTCACCAGGCTCTTTACTCATGGCATCCGTCATTCAAATCGATGGGTCTAGGGTACGCAATgcaacagcagcaggaaAATGGCGAATGGCAATGGATTGGATGTCCCAAGATCGATCACCGAGTAGGTGGCAGGCGAGGATCTCATTGTCGCGCGGTCGGCTCCACTGGACATCAGTTGCCCGCCTAACCCAGTGGTACATAGCCGCTTCCTGGTGCCGTCCGCCCATCTCGACTCAGAACAATGGGCCCAGGCGCGGGCTCGGTCTTCGTTATCCTTAACTTGATAACGCTGGAGCTCGGGGTCATATCTGTGGGCCGAGTGCGGGGACGGTCGCCTATCCTATCCTCGTTTAACCATGATTCCCTTTCGCTAGTTATTCGGGGATTGAACGGAACATGGATGTTATCGTtgatggatccatccatcaaggGGGCAAAGGCCACGGCCCGAGCTCCGGCCGGTCGGACATGCAGTCACGTGTATCCCCCGGAGCGGACGGTAGGATAAGTAGGTAGAGAGTTGTTTTTAAGGCCTAACCAACCTACCCACTTTGTGCCATAGGTAGGGGATCGCCTCTGTGTGAAATAATGTCGAATCAAATTACATCCCCCGTCGTCGACGGCAAGACGCGTCTCCAACACTCCCTTGAGCGAGCCAGAGATGGCCACGGCCCCAGTCTCGGGCAGTGGCTCGCCTTGCCAGGTTATACACTTGCAAGAACTATTGCACCTCTAGGGCAAGACGTCGGTGACCTCCAGCAGCCCTCCCCTCCCTGGCCTCGAGACTAATGTTGCTTCCATAGTGGGTGCTCATTGACTGTGAACATGGGAATATTGATGATCACAACATGTACCTCCAGATCGGTGCCGTCTCATCAAGTGGAGTGTCGCCAGTTGTGAGGATCCCCGCCGATGCGCCTTGGATGGTCAAGCGTGCCCTCGACGCCGGAGCCCACGCCATCATGGTGCCAATGtgcgagaccaaggagcaggcCGAACAACTTGTTCGAGCGGCCAAGTACCCATCAAAAGCCCATCCTGAAGGGATACGGGGCACCGGCGCCATGTTTGCCCCGGCGGCATTCAACCTCACTGGGCGAGACTATCTTCTCAAGGCAAACGAAAAGGTCATGGTTTTTGTGCAGATTGAGTCTCGCAGGGGTGTGGAAAATGTCGAGGAGATTGCCAAAGTGGACGGGATCGGTATGCCTCCaatcaattgcttgcctaTGTCACCGTCTATTGACTAACCTCTCTCCGCCCAGACATGCTCTTCATTGGACCGAATGATCTTGCATCCTCTTTAGGGTACGTGGCTTTTGACCACGCTTCAATCCCTGAGGTCCAGCAAGCCTCTCAGAGGATTCTCGACGCAGCGCTAGCAGCCGGAAAGTACGCAGGGCATTTCGCTCTCGACGCAGGGACAGGCAGGTCACATACACCCATGGGACTATGATATTTTGTTAACCATCAGCTCAGCCGCTCAAAAGTATAAGCAAGGCTTTCACTTTGTCAATTGCGGTGCCGATATCGTCGCCCTAACGACATCCATGTCCAACGAGATACAACGAGTGAGGGAACTGACCCAGGAACCAGCCATGAACGGGGTAAAAAATGCCGATAAGGACGGAAGCATAGTGGAACATAAAGAGATATTAGTTGATGCTAAAGACATAAAGATCTACTAGATAATGTTTACTCTTCGTAATCGCCCAGCCAGCCGCCTTGACTTGGGTACCCTATGTCTAAGTTAGTTACCGGTTATGCTTCTTTCACAGCCCGAATGTCTACTTGTCCTCATTAATTAACCTTTTTCTTGGAAATATATCATCCATGGAAGTGCAGAGCGTTCAACAGCTCTGGCACATGGGATGGACTTTGGGCACAACTGCCAAGGGCTGCTTGCTTGGCCCTCAGCCAGAGGATGCATAGGTACCAGACCGCCACGACTTAACATCACGCTTCATCTCAATAACAGAGAATAATCTACATGGTTTTAGTATTTAATAGCCCCGTGAAGCAGCGGGGCACAGGCTAAATAGAGAAAAGTTTAATGTAATATTTAAAAGTGTGTAAGGGGGGTAGAAAACCAGTGTGAAATGAAACAGCTGTAGTTACAGAATATATGAACATATGAATGTAGATGGAATAGACATGCTGATGCCGTAAATGTGTAAAATAAACATAAGTGTAATCACACCGGTTTTATTATCATTCAAATTGATCTCGCTGGTCAACGATATTTCCAACCCGCTGGAGCAACCCGCTGGAGCCACCGGGGGAAGGTCTTTTATAGGCCAAATCCTTAAAGCTTCTTGGAGCACATCCGGCGAGTTTATGTTACAATTCGAATTCTCTAGGGTCCCTCATTTCTTTAGACTGGCTTGATGTGAGTCCCTTGCCTGGCAAAGCTAGAACTAAGACTGCCGGTTCTGAACGATGTCCCAGATGCAGAAATGTACCCGGAAATGCGGTAGGCTCATGGAGAGAaagctcatcaacgtcgAAGGCCGAATGAGGGTTGGTTAAGTGGAATGTCTCACCGGACCCCGGTTATCTCCGGAATCTCAGATAACACCTAACCGAGGCGTCGGGATCCAGGCAAAGGGTTTATGACTTCATGTCAGGCACAGCATCTTGATCAAGATTTGATTTAATGTGGACTTCAATCGGAGGATCAACATCAAGTAGCTTTGCCACACCCAGCATCCTTTGcgccgcctcggccgccatTGAACCTTGAGCTGTCCATTCCACAGCAGTTTTACATATAAGAGCCGATatccatcttctcgagatCAAGCAGACGGGGGATGGTTCACTCCCATGCGAGTAACCTTCAATAGCCCCCTTGCGTCCGCCGGGCCGCGTGAGACAGCCTCCCCCTTGCAGACAAAGGAGAGTGGCAACAAGGGCAGACTCGGCTAGCCAGCCATCAGGAGAAAAATGAAGAAGTGGTTGACGCCAGAATTCCAATGGAATGCAAATACAGGAGTCGTCGGCTCAGGGTCCCCAACTCAATCGGATTGGGAAGAGCGCCATGCCCGATACAGCTGACAGGCACGAATCATTGCCTCATGGGCATCGCCACCACGCCCCATGTCTTATCCGCATGTGGCATAGAAACCTCATCGCAAACAATCGTCTGCCCCTCGTGGCGCCAATCTTGGCTCCGTATGCTCCGGCACTATAACCCAGATTATGCAAGCTGCAAGGGCCCGTCGAACGACACGGGAATGCTGCCGCCTCGTGGCGCCAGTTCGCGGCCCTGCTTGGTGAGCCCGACCAAAAGGTTAACGGCCAAACGCGTGCTGAATGGAGCATGAATGACCTGCCGGACTGAGAAGTCAGGTCACCCTTTTTGAACCGAGGACGATGGAGTCTCCTTGGCAAACTTGCggtgacgaagaagaaggatctGGACCTTTGAACTCCTGAGTTGCCCCTGGCGCCGATCCCCACCGACCGTTTTGAGGGTATATATGAAGAACCTTTGCACCGCGAAACGCCTCCCGAGGGGAATAAGTtggagcttctcgccaaAACGCAATTCCGACTCTTGAGGGCTCGAGGTATCAGCTGCATAGCCATCATGAAGGTCCTGGTTGCACTGCTCCTCTCGGCCCTAGCCGGCCGAGTTGGGGGTCTTGGTTCTACAGATACTATAACCTGGGGAGGTGACAATTCCAGAACAGGTTACCAGACGTGAGTGATGCCTGAGAATATGTGAGTTCGTGATACTAACCAGGAGGGTGGCAGGAACCACAACATGGACCCTGCTGTTGTCGGTAGTCCACAGTTCGACATTGTCTTCAAGACTTCCCTCCCCGGTCGATACGTCGGAGCAGCCGAGCAAATATTCTCACAGCCTCTCGTCTACACTCCTTCTGGCGGCACCACGCAGTACGTGTTTCTTGCGACGACACAGAACAACATCTACAAGCTCGACGCCAAGACGGGCGAGATTCTTGCGTCTCGAAAACTTCACATTCCTTTCTTGACGGCCGATCTCGACGGCTGTGTCGATGTGAACCCGACAGTTGGCGTCACTG from Fusarium keratoplasticum isolate Fu6.1 chromosome 10, whole genome shotgun sequence includes these protein-coding regions:
- a CDS encoding HpcH-HpaI domain-containing protein, whose amino-acid sequence is MSNQITSPVVDGKTRLQHSLERARDGHGPSLGQWLALPGYTLARTIAPLGQDWVLIDCEHGNIDDHNMYLQIGAVSSSGVSPVVRIPADAPWMVKRALDAGAHAIMVPMCETKEQAEQLVRAAKYPSKAHPEGIRGTGAMFAPAAFNLTGRDYLLKANEKVMVFVQIESRRGVENVEEIAKVDGIDMLFIGPNDLASSLGYVAFDHASIPEVQQASQRILDAALAAGNSAAQKYKQGFHFVNCGADIVALTTSMSNEIQRVRELTQEPAMNGVKNADKDGSIVEHKEILVDAKDIKIY